The Oncorhynchus tshawytscha isolate Ot180627B linkage group LG05, Otsh_v2.0, whole genome shotgun sequence genome includes a window with the following:
- the LOC112250114 gene encoding protein THEMIS produces the protein MERMAMTLEKFTRSLDAKSLPRVLQIQSGYYFQGSVYELFGREWSFSYGELLKIIGISVTRLIVELQSEGSKSMTVDLSLDYPGLFRIVADKRPYASIQEIVDSVCISPECLGQPEFRCPEELQLAEGTIQAEESFRITALRTKHGDSHVDCEVTRKDSKHIFTVKLSHTGEFYECADDQFYTLRELVEWKMPKGRKRTVTWAKSLPSKEKCVSLLPEDYSGDLVLTPVYELQTVSKFGKNVVFIPSTLDVEVLDVTEESDGACFMQPLSLRDVFAKPSEVFPFRAEIIEPPSQVQEELGFLMSSKQVIVHSAYQTKRILASEIRSEAQRRFLIPMSYNGRFKRRPRMFPTAYDLEVAKSDMEQLHVVATRAFEADYEGLSSVLVGDQYLVHKRETSEVIYGGRRKTVEALACEKMVGKKYKAVLIPMCLDGGFVEVVHDKKQYILSEVCHKFSLPFNVKVSMRDLSVMEDLLAGATGLQLEEEITDPYLLVSTPDLAQCWEVPVNRINMTLQLLQQWSGPELTQGMAVCSAVEEIGEDCYFTLRRYVNASVLPPPRPPKRHQQPLEDTLKLQPPRPKKPEPPSPKSPHTAKPAMPSPSSSDCAEQNTSIPRNETSLTSLVAVPKPGPQKAIVEENGPHNNTIEQDDDYTHDYEYIDEDELDSIRRKLNDQSIHITDKRKSEEIAMQTAKQV, from the exons ATGGAAAGGATGGCTATGACATTGGAAAAGTTCACCCGCTCTCTTGATGCCAAGTCTCTCCCTAGAGTACTGCAGATACAATCTGGATATTATTTTCAAG GTTCTGTGTATGAGCTGTTTGGAAGAGAGTGGAGTTTCTCCTATGGAGAGCTCCTGAAGATCATTGGGATCAGTGTCACCAGACTCATTGTGGAACTTCAGTCTGAGGGTTCCAAATCtatgacagtagatctatctcTCGACTATCCAG GCCTTTTCAGGATCGTGGCCGACAAGAGGCCATACGCCAGTATACAGGAGATTGTTGACTCAGTGTGTATCAGCCCTGAGTGCCTGGGCCAGCCAGAGTTCCGCTGCCCTGAGGAACtacagctggctgaggggaccaTCCAGGCTGAGGAGAGCTTCAGAATCACTGCTCTTAGGACGAAGCACGGAGACAGCCATGTTGACTGTGAGGTCACGCGGAAAGACTCCAAGCACATCTTCACTGTGAAGCTCTCGCACACTGGGGAGTTCTATGAGTGTGCCGACGACCAGTTCTACACCCTCAGGGAGCTGGTGGAATGGAAAATGCCCAAAGGAAGGAAAAGGACAGTGACTTGGGCCAAGTCTTTGCCATCAAAGGAGAAGTGTGTGTCTTTGTTGCCAGAGGACTACAGTGGAGATCTGGTTCTCACACCTGTCTATGAGCTCCAGACTGTGTCCAAGT TTGGGAAGAACGTTGTTTTCATCCCATCTACCCTTGACGTTGAGGTGTTGGACGTAACCGAGGAGAGTGACGGTGCCTGTTTCATGCAGCCTCTGTCACTCCGTGATGTCTTTGCCAAGCCGAGCGAGGTCTTCCCCTTCAGGGCTGAGATCATAGAGCCACCATCACAAGTTCAGGAGGAATTGGGTTTCCTGATGTCCTCTAAGCAAGTCATTGTCCACAGTGCCTACCAGACCAAGAGGATCCTAGCGTCTGAGATCCGCAGTGAGGCCCAAAGACGCTTCCTCATTCCAATGTCTTACAACGGCAGGTTCAAGCGCAGGCCCCGGATGTTCCCCACAGCATATGACCTAGAGGTAGCCAAGAGTGACATGGAGCAGCTCCACGTGGTGGCTACCAGGGCCTTTGAGGCCGACTACGAGGGGCTGTCCTCTGTACTGGTGGGAGACCAGTACCTGGTCCACAAAAGGGAGACCAGCGAGGTGATCTATGGTGGCAGGAGAAAGACGGTGGAGGCCCTGGCCTGTGAGAAGATGGTGGGGAAGAAGTACAAGGCCGTGCTGATCCCCATGTGTCTGGATGGCGGCTTTGTGGAGGTGGTCCACGACAAGAAGCAGTACATTCTCTCGGAGGTCTGCCACAAGTTCTCCCTGCCCTTCAACGTCAAGGTGTCTATGAGGGACCTCTCAGTGATGGAGGACCTCCTGGCTGGGGCCACAGGGCTGCAGCTGGAGGAGGAGATCACTGACCCCTACCTTCTTGTCTCCACCCCGGACCTGGCCCAGTGCTGGGAGGTGCCTGTCAACCGCATCAACATGACCCTGCAGCTCCTGCAGCAGTGGAGCGGCCCAGAGCTGACCCAGGGCATGGCTGTCTGCTCGGCTgtggaggagataggagaggactGCTATTTTACCTTGAGGAGGTACGTCAATGCCAGTGTGCTGCCTCCCCCTCGACCACCCAAGAGACATCAACAGCCCTTAGAAGACACATTGAAACTGCAGCCTCCCAGACCAAAGAAGCCAGAGCCCCCCTCTCCAAAG AGCCCACATACAGCCAAACCAGCCATGCCTAGCCCTAGTTCGTCTGATTGTGCAGAACAGAACACCTCTATACCAAGAAATGAAACGTCCCTCACAAGTCTGGTTGCAGTGCCTAAACCAGGCCCACAAAAAG